In Helianthus annuus cultivar XRQ/B chromosome 8, HanXRQr2.0-SUNRISE, whole genome shotgun sequence, a single genomic region encodes these proteins:
- the LOC110869707 gene encoding F-box protein CPR1 — translation MDKLPKQPTTMEKLPEELLSDILIRLPAKQLAQFRCVSKPMNALLSQPSFIKSHLHRSIHNNDEMFMVFYSELCLDGEIPIIAHPSHSPVIENPNFINLPASLTIPPGYTHSSILGSLNGLICFALWPSDTVFVRDPIICIWNPSLNALRILPPYTIPASLGFEGIDLHIRFGYDPETDDYKVVKFSRLFQRPVTAFESLSYFKEWLQVEVYSMRKGSWKLINDRFPSHVGWISDVAGPSIIGSDGHDGHIHWLCGLNGKITKHAIVAFDLATETFGEIPLPDSIPQYNKDRTKLLGHLSGNLCVMSYMEDGDIEVWLMNEYGVAESWVKHHVFSQFSGNIVPLGFILNKEFLLQGDKNRLALYDQIAAKVKSLEVIATSRFGFDRVKIVSYVDSLVWIAPAN, via the coding sequence ATGGACAAACTCCCAAAACAGCCGACAACCATGGAAAAACTTCCGGAGGAACTTCTATCCGACATTCTGATCCGATTACCGGCCAAACAACTTGCTCAATTTAGGTGCGTCTCTAAGCCCATGAATGCACTTTTATCTCAACCATCTTTCATAAAATCACACCTCCATCGTTCCATCCACAACAACGATGAAATGTTCATGGTCTTCTACAGTGAACTCTGTCTTGACGGTGAGATACCAATCATTGCACACCCCTCTCACTCTCCTGTTAtcgaaaaccctaatttcattaaCTTACCAGCAAGTTTAACTATCCCACCTGGATATACCCACAGTAGTATTCTTGGTTCTCTTAATGGCTTGATATGTTTTGCTCTATGGCCTAGTGATACCGTATTCGTTCGTGATCCTATCATTTGCATTTGGAACCCTTCTCTAAATGCCTTAAGGATTCTTCCTCCATATACCATCCCAGCCTCCCTTGGTTTTGAGGGCATCGATCTTCACATTCGGTTTGGGTACGATCCTGAAACTGATGATTACAAAGTTGTTAAGTTCTCTCGCTTATTTCAACGGCCAGTTACCGCGTTTGAAAGCTTAAGCTACTTTAAAGAGTGGTTACAAGTGGAAGTGTATAGCATGAGAAAAGGCTCCTGGAAGTTGATCAATGACAGGTTTCCTTCTCATGTGGGTTGGATTTCGGACGTTGCCGGTCCTTCTATTATTGGGAGTGATGGGCATGATGGCCATATTCATTGGCTTTGTGGACTTAATGGCAAAATAACTAAGCACGCGATAGTAGCATTTGATTTGGCTACTGAGACTTTCGGTGAGATACCTCTTCCTGATTCTATACCACAGTATAACAAGGACCGGACGAAGCTTTTGGGACATTTGTCTGGAAATCTTTGTGTGATGTCATACATGGAAGATGGCGACATCGAGGTGTGGTTGATGAATGAATACGGGGTGGCTGAATCATGGGTGAAACACCATGTATTTTCCCAGTTTAGTGGTAATATAGTTCCCCTTGGATTCATACTAAATAAGGAGTTCCTTCTGCAAGGTGATAAAAACCGTCTAGCTTTGTATGATCAAATTGCTGCCAAGGTTAAATCCTTGGAGGTAATTGCTACTTCAAGGTTTGGTTTTGACAGGGTCAAAATTGTTTCTTATGTTGACAGTCTTGTTTGGATAGCACCTGCTAATTAG